DNA from Agathobaculum sp. NTUH-O15-33:
GCAGAACGAACAGCATCGCGAGAAGCAGCAGCCACATGCATTTCCGACCCGGTCTCCATTCCCTTTGCAGCAGCAGCATACCGGCAAAAAAAAGGATATAGGAAAGTGAAGTGGAGAGATTTTCCAACAAACACTCGATTGCCCTGTCGGGAATAAAGGCGGCCAGTGCGGAAGCCGTCATAACACGCTGCCTCTTTCATGCTTTTCCGCAAAGCTGTTTTGCATTTCCCGATTCATGAGGTATCCCCCCTATATAATAATATTTTATTATATATTGAATCGGTAGAAAAAGCAAGAAATGGGTCGGATCAGGCGGTCGCGCCGAGGTATTCCTCCAAACAGACCCCCTGCGACATGATTTCGTTCGCGGCGGTCTCTCCGACATAGCGGTAGTGCCACGGCTCGTAGCCGACGCCGGTCACATCGCTTTTATCGGTCGGATAGCGCAGGATAAAGCCGTAGGCCGCGCAGTTTTCGATCAGCCATTGCTGCTCGGCGGTCTGCTCCTGCTGCTCGTCGAGCAGCTGATAGGATTCGGCCACGATGTCGACCGCAAGGCCGAGCTGGTGCTCGCTGGTGCCGGGGGCGGCGACCCAACCGGCGGCCAGCCGCGTGGCTTCTTCCACGGAATAGCCTTGATTTAAGTAGCTTGCCACCTTGTTTTGAAACAGCTCGGTCTGCTTTTCGTTCGTGCGGTAGGAGGAGCAGATCAGCGGGCGCAGACCCGCCGCGCGCGCGTCGTCCATCATACGTTGCAGCGCGGGGTAAACGCGCGAGTCGATGGCTTGTCCGTTACGCAGCTCGGTCAGCTCGATCTGGGGATTGCCCTCGATCGGGTTTTTGGCGTTTACAAGCGTGAGCTGCCAAGCGTCCTCCGGCTGGATCACGGTCTCGTTGCCTGTATTGACAACGCCCGGCAGGATCGAGCGCGGCGTGCGCCCGCAGAGGAATCCGGCCAGCGCGGCAAGGAGCAGCAGGCATAGCACAAGCGGCGCCGTGCGGCGGCGTTTTCGGGAGATATGGGCAGGAGCTTTCATAAAAAACAGTCCTTTCGTTTTCTGTGCGTTTTCCACAGTATACGAAAGGACTGTATCGTACTTCGCGCGTTTTTGCATCAAAGTGGCATCTTTTAGTTATGGTTGATAGAAACGGCGTCGTCGCCGAAACGCGAGGTGCTGCGCATGCTGTCCGCGGCGAGCGAGAATGCCGGCGGGTCGCTCAACACAATGTCGATCGCGTAGGTCGTGCCGTGGAAGAAATAGCGGGAGGAAGCCCCCTCCACCAGATAGTCCTCGTAGCCGTACGCGGCGCCTACCGGGTCGAGCGTGAGGGAAACGCCGAGCTGCTTGGCAAAGCCCTCCGCCATAGCGGCGGAATCAAGCAGCATTTTTTCCATCGTGCGTTCATCCATATCCGGATCGTCCGGCGGGCGGTAAGAGGAAAGGGCGTACACCGCTCCCGTCTCCACATCCATGGTCAGCTCGACGCTGCCGCCGGTGCAGGAGAGCAGCATGACGTAAACGCTGACGCTTTCCCCCGTGGTTCGGTCGCGGTACAGCAAGCGGCTGACGGGGTTGTATTGGTATTCGCAGCTCGCGGCGGGGAAGTCGGCGGGCAGCACGCCGTAATCCACCAGTGTTTGCAGGGCGGCGCGCGCGTCGGTCAAGGCGGTTTGCTGCTCCTTTTCGGGCGGCTGCTGCACCACGAAGATGAGGCCGCTGTCATCCTGCGTCCTGCCCCGGCGCACCAGATCGATGCGCTGCGGCGGGGCGGTCGGCTGCGCGCCGGCCTCCTCGCGCAGCGGCTCGGTGTGGGTCACGCCGAACAGGCCGCGGTCCTGCACGCGCGAGGCGAACGCGGGCAGGATGGCCGCCGTCAGCACGACCGCGAGGGAGAGCAGGGGCAGCAGCGGAAAGGCTCGTTTACTCATGCGTCGCCGCCCCCTTTCAGAAAAATGGTTACACGGGTGCCCTGTCCCGGAATGCTGCGGAAGGTGAGTCTGGCGCCGTGCAGCGCCACGATCCGCTGGCAGATCGCAAGGCCCAGTCCCGCGCCGCCTTGCGCGCGGGCGCGCGATTTATCCACCATGTAAAACGCTTCCGTGATACGCTCCAGCTCCTCGGGGGGAATGCCCTTGCCGTTGTCGTAGATGGAAATGCGGTAGCCGCCGTCCGGCTGGCTCACGCCCTCCAGCAGCACCGCGCCGCCGCCGTCCATCGCCTTGCGGGCGTTGTCCATCAGGTTGAGCAGAACGGTGTGCATCAGATCGGGCTCCACCTGTAAGACCGCGTCCTCGCAGCGCACGGCAAACGCGATGTTCGCATTCGCAAAAACCGGCCGCAGCCCAAGCTCAACCCGTTCAAACAGCACGCGCGCGGGCACGGAGCGCAGGGGGAAAACCTGCTTGTCCAGCACAATCAGGTCCATCAGCTTGCGGGAAAGCGCTTCCAGCCGCTTGCCTTCGGTAAAAATATAGCCCGCGGATTCCGCGACCTGCTCGGGCGAGGAAGGGCGCGAACGCAGCAGATCGGCATAGCCGATGATGGAGGTCAGCGGGGTTTTGGTCTCGTGCGCGAAGCTGCCAACGAAATCCTCCTGCCGCCGGGCCGCGTCCTTTAATTCGTCCACCATGGCTTCCAGCCGCTCGGCCATCGCGTTGAAATCGGCCGAAAGCTTGCCCAGCTCGTCCCGGCTGGTGACGGGCACGCGCTGGTTGAACGCGCCGCCCGCGACGTGACGCACCGCGACCGAGAGCCGCCGCAGCGGCCGCGTGAGCAGGCTGGACACCGCGAAGGTGACCAGCCCCACGGCCGCGATCAGCGCCAGCATCAAATAAAAAAAGCGGTGGTACTGGTCGTCGCGCGTGTCGAACAGATCGGTAATCTCGCGAAAGTTTTCCAGAAAAACCATGCCGTCGGACAGGGTCAGC
Protein-coding regions in this window:
- a CDS encoding M15 family metallopeptidase; amino-acid sequence: MKAPAHISRKRRRTAPLVLCLLLLAALAGFLCGRTPRSILPGVVNTGNETVIQPEDAWQLTLVNAKNPIEGNPQIELTELRNGQAIDSRVYPALQRMMDDARAAGLRPLICSSYRTNEKQTELFQNKVASYLNQGYSVEEATRLAAGWVAAPGTSEHQLGLAVDIVAESYQLLDEQQEQTAEQQWLIENCAAYGFILRYPTDKSDVTGVGYEPWHYRYVGETAANEIMSQGVCLEEYLGATA
- a CDS encoding sensor histidine kinase encodes the protein MRFFWKIFCSTVVITALSISLGGFWLIDSQFRTSLKREITAAYEENDVLWYAIDRELQNGYATDRESLALVAQSVRIETGRGTIPFRLTEPNGDALFTGDGAAGDVDMLASLGAEQRGYELMQLGERTYVHAASPLTLSDGMVFLENFREITDLFDTRDDQYHRFFYLMLALIAAVGLVTFAVSSLLTRPLRRLSVAVRHVAGGAFNQRVPVTSRDELGKLSADFNAMAERLEAMVDELKDAARRQEDFVGSFAHETKTPLTSIIGYADLLRSRPSSPEQVAESAGYIFTEGKRLEALSRKLMDLIVLDKQVFPLRSVPARVLFERVELGLRPVFANANIAFAVRCEDAVLQVEPDLMHTVLLNLMDNARKAMDGGGAVLLEGVSQPDGGYRISIYDNGKGIPPEELERITEAFYMVDKSRARAQGGAGLGLAICQRIVALHGARLTFRSIPGQGTRVTIFLKGGGDA